A stretch of DNA from Micromonospora sp. WMMD1155:
CCCCGCGCCGGCGTCACCCTCGACGCGGTAGCCGGCCTGAAGCCGGTGTTCCGTCCGGACGGCCGGATCACCGCGGGCAACTGCTGCCCGCTCAACGACGGCGCGGCCGCCGTCGTGGTGATGAGCGCCCAGCGGGCCGAAGACCTCGGGCTCACCCCGCTGGCCCGGATCGTCTCCACCGGCGTGACCGCCCTGTCGCCGGAGATCATGGGGCTCGGGCCGGTGGAGGCGTCCCGGCAGGCGCTCCGCCGGGCCGGCATGACGATCGACGACGTCGACCTCGTCGAGATCAACGAGGCGTTCGCCGCTCAGGTCATCCCCTCCTACCGCCAGCTGGGCATCCCGGAGGAGAAGCTGAACGTGATGGGTGGTGCCATCGCCGTCGGTCACCCGTTCGGCATGACCGGCGCCCGGATCACCGGCACCCTGCTGAACGCGCTGGAGTGGCACGACAAGACCATCGGCCTGGAGACGATGTGCGTCGGCGGCGGCCAGGGCATGGCCATGGTGCTGGAGCGGCTGAGCTGAGCCGAGTCGCCTGAGGTCGGTGTCCGTCGCCGACGTCGTCGGTCGGACACCACCGGGCGCTCCCGCCGATTCCGGAGTCGGCCTCAGAGCGCGTTACGGGTCGCCGTCACCTCGGCGGCGGCCCGCGCCAGCACCTCGTCGTCGGCCCCGGCGGCCAACAGGTCCGCCACCACCACCCGCATCTGGTCGGGTAGGGCCAGGTCGTTGTCGAGCCGGGGGACCGTCCGGCGCGGCTCCCCCTCGGCGTCAGCGGCCAGGTTGGCGATCTCCTGCACCAGCCGGTGCACCAGGTCGGCGCGGGACACGTTGCCGGCGGTCGCGACCGCCGCCCAGCGCGGCTGCTGCCAGTGCACGACCTGACGCACCAGCAACGTCACGACCTTGTCCAACTCCGCTGCGCTCATCGCCGCCGAGTCTACGGCCGACGGCGCCACTGCCGAGATCGACTCGGCCTCCTGGAAGTCGGGGCATCACCGCGCCTCGGCCACCCCGTCTTTCACGAAACCGAGTCGATCATGCGGGTCAGCGGCGCAGGTAGCTGAGCAGCCGCAGCAGTTGCCAGTAGAGGAAGACCAGCCCGGTGAGCAGGCCGAACGCGCTCAGCCACGCGTACCGGCGGGGTCGCCCGTCCCGCACCGAGCGCTCGACGAGATCGAAGTCGAGGATGAAGCTGAACGCCCCGGCGATGATCGCGACCACCGAGAAGGCGTACGGCAGCCAGCCGACCTCGCCGCTGACGCTGTAGACCGCCAGCCCCGGCCGACCGGAGATCAGGTACGACACCAGGTTGACCACGCTCAGCACGGCGATGCCGAGCAACGTACCGATCACCAGCCGGGCCAGCCGGGGCGTGGCCCGGACGATCCGGGCCCGGTAGAGCGCCGCCATGCCGAGGAAGACGCCGAAGGTGCCGGCCACCGCCTGCACCACGATGCCCGGATAGACCTGCTCGAAGGCGCGGCTCGCCACCCCGAGCAACAGACCCTGAAGCACGGCGTAGCCGAGGATCGGCACCGGATTGGTGATCGCACGCAACGAGATGACCAGTACCAGCGCGATCGAGGCGAGCGCGCTGCCGGCCAGCGCGGCACCCAGCCACACCGCGTCGGGGATCACCGCCCAGGACACCGCCGCCACCGCGCCGGTGACGAGCAGCAACCCGACGGTACGCACCACCACGTCGTCGACTGTCATCGGCTCGACGTCGCGGGAGCCGAGCACCCGAGCCTCCACCCGGCCGGTCTCGTCCAGCCGGTTGAGCACCGGGTTGTTGCTACGCACCGCCGCCTCCTTCGCCGCCCAGCCCGCGTACCCCTGCAGTCACTCTGCCCCGGGCGGACCGGCGGCGGCGGGAAAACGGCACGTACGACGGCGCCCGCCCCCACCACAGCGGGGACGGGCGCCGGTCGGCAGTGCGGACGAGGTCAGTCGTCGCCCTGGAAGTAGCTCAGCAGGCGCAGGATCTCGATGTAGAGCCAGACCAGGCTGACCAGGATGCCGAACGCGGCCACCCAGGAGTAGCGCTGCGGCAGGCCCATCCGGACGCCGTCCTCGATCTCCTTGAAGCTGAGCACGAAGCTCAGCGAGGCGACGACGATGCAGACCAGGCTGAAGCCGATGGCCAGCGGACTGCCGTCACGCAGGCCGGTGTTGACGCCGAAGAGCGCCAGCACCAGGTTGATCATCATGACCGCGAAGAGACCGACCATCACGGCGATCATGCCCTTGACGAAGGCCGGGGTGGCCCGGATGACCTTCGCCCGGTAGAGCATCGCCATCAGGAAGAAGATGCCGAAGCTGGCTGCGGCGGCCTGGAGCACGATGCCGTCGTACGCCGTCTCGAACGCCTTGCTGACCATGCCGACGAAGACGCCTTCGACGACCGCGTACGCGATGACCAGCGCGGGGTTGGCCATCCGGGAGAACGAGATGATCAGGCCGAGGACCAGGCCGACCACCGCGGCGCCGATCCACGCGGTCCCGACGAACCGGTCGGGCACGAGCACCCAGGCGGCCGCGGCGGTGATGCCGAGGATGCCGAGCAGGGCGACCGTCTTGACGACCACGTCGTCGACGGTCATCGGCGCCACGGTCGGCGGAGCCGCCGGGTAACCGGCCTGGGACGGGTACTGCTGGGGAATGCCGGGCTGTCCGTACGGCCCGGCCGGGGCGTACCCGGCGGAGCGCTCCCGCTCGGCCGCCTGGCCGAGCCGGGCGAGCACCGGGTTCGAGGTCTTCACTGTCTGGCCTCCCTCAGGGGGTCGTGTGCACGTGAACGTGCCCTCCAAGAGTAAACGGCGCAGGCGACTCCTGGTGATCACGAATGAGAATGCGTGAGAGTGCCCGGGGCGGGGGTCGAACCCGCACGCCTTTCGGCAGCCGCTTTTAAGGCGGCCGTGTCTGCCTTTCCACCACCCGGGCGGGTGGCACCGGCGCGCCGACACGCACGGTGCAGTGTCACCGTAGCCGGTCTGCGGCGACCCGGCGTACCCCGTCGGGTCGGCCACATTAGGGTCGATGCCGTGAGCAGCGCAGCCCCCACGGCCCCCGACGCCGCCCCTGAGCAGGCCGTCCGTCTCGCCGACCGGGTCGACCGTCGGCGTCGGGCCGCCCGGCTGCTGGCCGCCGTCGGCCGACACCGGGGCGATCTGCTCGTCGCTCTGCTCTGGGTCGTGCTGGCCGGCTGGCTCACCCACGGCCTGTGGCCCGACCCCGCGAGCCGCGTCCTGTCGCTCAACCCGGAGGACCAGGCTCTCTACGAGTGGTTCCTCGCTGTCGACGCCCGTGCGCTGCTCGGCGACTTCGACCTGCTCAGCGACCGGCTCAATGCCCCGGACGGCGTCAACCTGATGGCGAACACCACGGTGATCGCGCTCGGCATCGCCTTCGCGCCGGTCACCCTGCTGCTGGGGGCACCGGTCACCTTCGCGCTGCTCGCCGCCGGCAACCTCGCCGGTACCGCTCTCGCGTGGTACCTGCTGTTCCACCGGACGCTGCGGGCCCGTCGGCTCGCCGCCGTGCTCGGCGGGGCCCTGTGCGGGTTCGGCCCGGGAATGGTCTCGCAGACCAACAGCCACCTGCACATGACCGCCCAGTGGCTGGTGCCGGTGATCGTCTGGCTGGTGGTCCGGCTGCTGCGGGCGTCCGACCCGGGGCCGGCCGGCCCCGCCCCGGACCTGGCCGACGGACCGGACCGCCGACGGATGATCACCTCCGCCGCCGGGCTCGCCGCCGCGGTCACCGCGCAGGTCTTCATCGGCGAGGAGGTGCTCTTCCTCGCCGCCGTCACCCTGCTGGTGATGGCGATCGGCTACGCCGTGGCGGACCGGGACCTGGCCCGGCGGGCGCTACCAGGTTTCGCCGGCGGGCTGGCCATCGCCGCCGGGTTGGCCCTGCTGGTGCTCGGCTACCCGCTGTGGTTCCAGTTCGCCGGCCCGCAGGGCGTCGCCGACGGCATGTTCACGCCCGCCTACTTCTCCGCCGACCTGAGCAGCTGGTGGACGGTCTCCCCACTGTCGGTGGCCGGCAGTGCGGAATCGGCCCGACTGACCACCGGCCCGGCCGAGTACAACACGTTCCTGGGTTGGCCCCTGCTCCTGGTCGCCGCGGCCTGCGCGATCTGGGCCGGGCGACGTCGGCTGGTCTTCGCCTGCGTCGTGGCGGGCCTGGCGATGGGTGCGCTCTCCCTCGGCCCGGAGGTGGTGTTCGGCGGCACCAGGACGGCGATCCCCGGCCCGTACGCCGTGATCGGCGGGCTGCCGGTGGTGGACGGCGCGCTGCCGATGCGGTTCGCGCTGGCCCTACTGCCGATCATCGCGACACTGCTGGTGCTGGCGGTCGACCGGGCTCTGCGCAGCACCGGTCGGGCCCGACGGCTGGTGCCACTCGCCGTCGGCGCGGCACTGCTGCCGATCTTTCCGACCCCGCTGCCGACCGCCGAACGGCCGGACGTGCCGGAATTCGTCAGCGGCGGGCACTGGCGGCAGTGCGTACGCCCCGGCGGGGTGCTGGTCCCGGTGCCACTGCCCACGCCGAAGGAGCCCTGGCCGATGCGCTGGGCGACCGCCGCCGACGCCGCCTTCGGTCTGCCGGAGGGCTTCTTCATCGGCCCGTACGGGCGGGGCGGCACCGCCGCGATGGGCACCTTCAAGCAGCCCACGTCCGCTCTGCTGGCGGACGTCGCCCGGCGCGGCGACCAACCGGCCATCGGCGACGAGCAGCGCCGGCAGGCCGCCCGGGACGCCGATTTCTGGGGCGCCTCCTGCGTCGCGTTGTCCGACGACGCCCCACACGCGGAGAGCCTGCGGTCGACCCTGGAGCAGCTCTACGGCCCGGCCACGCGGATCGCCGACGTCTGGACCTGGCGGGTCTGACGGTCTGTCCAGACATGAAGAAAGGGCCCCTTCCGATGAAAGGGGCCCTTACTTCAGAGCAGAGCCGGGTCAGACGCGGGGAGCGCCGACCGGCTGGGACGCCTCGGAGAACTCCTCGCGCGGGTCGTGCAGCTGACCCAGGGCGACCACCTCACGCTTGAGGACGAACGCCAGCGTCCAGTCCACCACCACGCGGACCTTGCGGTTGAACGACGGGATCCGGCTCATGTGGTACGTCCGGTGCATGACCCAGGCCGGCCAGCCGGTCATCTTGATCCCGTACACCTGGGCGACGCCCTTGTGCAGGCCGAGGCTCGCGACGCTGCCGACGTGCTTGTGCTTGTAGTCGACCGGCTCGCGGCCCCGGATCACGGCGGCGATGTTGTCGGCCATCCGGGCGGCCTGGCGCACCGCGTGCTGCGCGCTCGGCGAGCAGAAGTTGCCCGGCTCCTTGGTCAGGTCGGGCACGGCGGCGCAGTCGCCGGCGCTCCACGCGCCCTCGACCACCCGGTCGCCGTCGACCACCTGGAGCGTGGGCAGGCAGGTGATCCGCCGACGGTCGTCGCGCGGGAAGTCGGTCGCGTCCAACATCGGCGAGGGCTTCACGCCGGCCGTCCACACGATCGTGTCGGACCGGAAGCTGTCCCCGTCGGAGAGCTTCACCACGCCGTCGACGCAGGACTCGAGCCGGGTGTCCAGCCGGATGTCCATGTTCCGCTTCATCAACTGCTGGACGGTGTACGCGCCCATGTCCCGGTCGACCTCGGGCAGCACCCGCTGGGTGGCCTCGACCAGCACCCAACGGACCTCGTCCTGGTTGAGCTCCGGGTAGTAGCGCAGGGCGTCGCGAGCCATGTCCTCCATCTCGGCGAGCGCCTCGATGCCGGCGTAACCGCCGCCGACGAAGGTGAAGGTCAGCGCCGCGCGCCGGACGTCCGCATCGGGCGTGGCGGCCGCCACGTCGAGCCGGTCCAGCACGTGGTTGCGAAGGTAGATCGCCTCGCCGATGGTCTTGAACCCGATGCCCTGCTCGTGCAGGCCGGGGATCGGCAGGGTGCGGGACACCGAACCCGGAGCCACGATCACGTGGTCGTAGGTGATCTCGCGGGCCGGGCCGCTGATCGGCTGCACGGTCGCCACCTTGCGGTCGTGCTCGATCCGCGTGACGGTGCCGGCCACCATCTTGCAGCGCTTCAACTCCCGCCGCAGGGGCACCACGGAGTGTCGCGGGGAGATGTTGCCCGCCGCCGCCTCGGGCAGGAACGGCTGATAGGTCATGTGCGGCTGGGGATCCACCACCATGACCTCAGCCTCACGGGAGCTGAGCTTCTTCGACAGGCGCAGGGCCGCGTACAGACCGACGTGCCCGGCACCAACCACAAGGATCCGCTTCGGATTCACGTCGTCTATCTTTCCCCGGCCGGCTCAGGTAATCCCGCTCGCGCCCCCCATCTGTGACGGAGCACAACCCCTGTGACCTGCGTAACCCTCCCGTACCAGCGGTCACCGCCGCCGCAGCAGCCAGCCCAGCAACGCCGCCGTGCCCACGGCGAGCAGCAAACCGAGCACCGTCACCCACTGGTGGCCGCTCTCCCCACCCATGCCCGCGGCCTGCAACAACAGCACCCCCAGCACGGCGGTTCCCAGCAGGACCGCCGCCGAGCGCAGCAGCCATCGGGTGATCAGCTCGGGGTCCACCACCGCGTCGTACGGCAGCAGCGCGGCCAGCGCGCAGAGGGTGTGCGCCAGATAGAGCAGGGCGGCGAGGGCGAGCAGCCGCCAGAGGGCCACCGGACGGCCGTACCCGTCGGTGGCGAGCAACCAGCCGCCGATGGTGACCAACGTCGTGAACGTCGCCCACACCCGACGCGGGCCGAAGGCGGGAAACAGCGCGGCAACCGTCAGGAACAGGATCGGACGCCCGGGAAGCACCTCGGCGGGGAAGGCGAGGACGAACCCGGCAAGCACGACGACGAAGATCGCGCACCGCACCAGCAGCGGAGCGAGGCTGATCCGGGTCACCGCGTTCTGAACCGCCCGGACGCGCCCGGTCACGACGTCGATCATCTGCGCCCCCTTTCGTTCGCGACTGCGGGGCTCGCAAGCTCACTCCTCGCGCTCACCGGCCGCCCACCCTCGGGGCCGTCGCCAGCCTCGCCACGTCCCGCAGCACCTGGTCCAGGCTGCCGGCTCCGGCCCACCGCACCACCGGTACGCCGTGCTCCCGGAGCTGCCCGATCATGACCTCGCGGTCCAACCGCCACAGCCGGTACGCCACCTCCGCCCACCCCCGGTCCTTCGGCGACGCCAGGTCGGTCGGCAACGTGTCGACGGCCACCACGAACCGGCCGGCCCGGGCCAGTCGGGCGAGCATCTGCGCCGACCGTTCGTCGAGCAGCGGGGTGAGCACCACCACCAGCGCGTCCGAGGAGAGCAGTTGCGGGCCGAACACCTGGTCGTACGGCTCGTGCGAAGACGCCGTGACGTGAATGTCGAGCAGCCACTCCAGGACTGTCAAGTACTGACGTCGCCCCGCCGCCGGGCGGAGTCGACGGGCCGCCGGCCCGTACTCCAGCAGCGAGACCCGGTCGCCGCGGTGCAGGTAGTGCTCGGCGATCGCCGCGGTGGCCCGGACCGTGGTGTCCAGCACCGACGCGGCACCGTCCACCCCACCGGAGCGGCCCGCCTCGGCGAGCACGTCGAGCAGCACCACCACCTCCGCGTCCCGGTCGGAGAGGGTGGCGGCCACGTGCAACTGGCGGGCGCGCAGCGAGACGCGCCAGTCGATCCGGCGCAACCGGTCCCCGGGAGCGAAGACCCGTACGCCGGCCAGCTCACCACCCTCACCGGGACGCCGCGAGTGGTGCGCCCCGACCAGACCGGCGGCCCGAGGCATCGCCTCCACCGCCTCGAACGGCTCGGTACGCGGGTACACCCGCACGCGGACCGGCTCGACGATCACCGCGCGGGAAACGAGCAGGCCGCCCGCCGTGGCGACCCGCGCGCCGGCCGGGCCGATCGGGTGCCGGCCCCAGCGCAGGGCACGGCCGGCCAACTCCAGGTCCACCGCCGAACCGACCGGCACCGACGTCACGAACGGTCGGTCGGCTGCGGAACGACCCGTGCCGCCGGCCGCCGCCGACTCACCATCGTTCGCCGACGAGTCGGCGGAGGGCTCGTCGCGGGCGAAACCGGCCCGGAGGATCCGCAACCACGGCGACATCCGGGTACGCAGCACGACCAGGTCGTAGTCCACCGTGTCCGGGTTGCCGACGCTCACCGCCGCCGTCGCGTCGCCGCCCTCGACCAGCGGCCCGTCGTCACCCGAGGTGATCCAGACCTGGGGCAGCGCGGTGGGACGGCGACGCAGCGCGTACGCGGTGCCCAGCGCGAACGGGGCGGCCAGCACGATCAGGTCGACCCGCCCCAGCAGCACCCCCGCCACGAGCAGCAGACCGGCGAGCAGCACCGCCCGACCGAGCGCCGGAGTGGGCGCCCAGCCGGCAGCCGGCTCCGGTTCGGTGGGGCTCGACACCGTCGGTTCGGTCATCAGTGCCGGGGCCCGCCGGCGGCGTAGCTGGGCAGCGCGCCGCTCGCCGGAGCCGGGGTCCCTTCCAGCACCTCGCCGACCACGAACGCCGGGTCGACCCGGCGCAACCACATCTCCGGGCGCAGGGTGATCCGATGGGCCAGGGCGGGTGCGGCGACGTCCTTGACGTCCTCCGGCACCACGTAGTCCCGTCCGGCGAAGACGGCGCG
This window harbors:
- a CDS encoding DUF58 domain-containing protein produces the protein MTEPTVSSPTEPEPAAGWAPTPALGRAVLLAGLLLVAGVLLGRVDLIVLAAPFALGTAYALRRRPTALPQVWITSGDDGPLVEGGDATAAVSVGNPDTVDYDLVVLRTRMSPWLRILRAGFARDEPSADSSANDGESAAAGGTGRSAADRPFVTSVPVGSAVDLELAGRALRWGRHPIGPAGARVATAGGLLVSRAVIVEPVRVRVYPRTEPFEAVEAMPRAAGLVGAHHSRRPGEGGELAGVRVFAPGDRLRRIDWRVSLRARQLHVAATLSDRDAEVVVLLDVLAEAGRSGGVDGAASVLDTTVRATAAIAEHYLHRGDRVSLLEYGPAARRLRPAAGRRQYLTVLEWLLDIHVTASSHEPYDQVFGPQLLSSDALVVVLTPLLDERSAQMLARLARAGRFVVAVDTLPTDLASPKDRGWAEVAYRLWRLDREVMIGQLREHGVPVVRWAGAGSLDQVLRDVARLATAPRVGGR
- a CDS encoding Bax inhibitor-1/YccA family protein, with amino-acid sequence MKTSNPVLARLGQAAERERSAGYAPAGPYGQPGIPQQYPSQAGYPAAPPTVAPMTVDDVVVKTVALLGILGITAAAAWVLVPDRFVGTAWIGAAVVGLVLGLIISFSRMANPALVIAYAVVEGVFVGMVSKAFETAYDGIVLQAAAASFGIFFLMAMLYRAKVIRATPAFVKGMIAVMVGLFAVMMINLVLALFGVNTGLRDGSPLAIGFSLVCIVVASLSFVLSFKEIEDGVRMGLPQRYSWVAAFGILVSLVWLYIEILRLLSYFQGDD
- a CDS encoding Bax inhibitor-1/YccA family protein, translated to MRSNNPVLNRLDETGRVEARVLGSRDVEPMTVDDVVVRTVGLLLVTGAVAAVSWAVIPDAVWLGAALAGSALASIALVLVISLRAITNPVPILGYAVLQGLLLGVASRAFEQVYPGIVVQAVAGTFGVFLGMAALYRARIVRATPRLARLVIGTLLGIAVLSVVNLVSYLISGRPGLAVYSVSGEVGWLPYAFSVVAIIAGAFSFILDFDLVERSVRDGRPRRYAWLSAFGLLTGLVFLYWQLLRLLSYLRR
- a CDS encoding NAD(P)/FAD-dependent oxidoreductase; the protein is MNPKRILVVGAGHVGLYAALRLSKKLSSREAEVMVVDPQPHMTYQPFLPEAAAGNISPRHSVVPLRRELKRCKMVAGTVTRIEHDRKVATVQPISGPAREITYDHVIVAPGSVSRTLPIPGLHEQGIGFKTIGEAIYLRNHVLDRLDVAAATPDADVRRAALTFTFVGGGYAGIEALAEMEDMARDALRYYPELNQDEVRWVLVEATQRVLPEVDRDMGAYTVQQLMKRNMDIRLDTRLESCVDGVVKLSDGDSFRSDTIVWTAGVKPSPMLDATDFPRDDRRRITCLPTLQVVDGDRVVEGAWSAGDCAAVPDLTKEPGNFCSPSAQHAVRQAARMADNIAAVIRGREPVDYKHKHVGSVASLGLHKGVAQVYGIKMTGWPAWVMHRTYHMSRIPSFNRKVRVVVDWTLAFVLKREVVALGQLHDPREEFSEASQPVGAPRV